The Novosphingobium humi DNA window CGGGTGCGCTTCAGTTGCCCCACCGGACTGGTCGAGGTGGTCCATCCGCTGATCGCCACCTTTCTGACGCGCTATCCCAAGGTGCGGCTGCAATTGCTGGCGACCGACCGCGCGGTCGATCTGATCGAGGAGCGCATCGATCTGGCGCTGCGCGTGCGTGTGGCGCTGACCAGCGATGCGGCCCTGACGATGCGCTCGCTGGGCCATTCCTCGCGCATTCTGGTGGGCAGCCCGCAGATGGCGGGCCGCATTGGGGGCGATATTGCCGCGCTGGCCGGGCAACCGACGCTGGGCACCGGCGACGAGATCGGCGAGGTGGACTGGCATCTGGAGCGCGGCGATGGCGCCACCCACCATCTGCGCCACGAACCGCGCATGACATGCAGCGATTTTGCCGCCGTGCGCGGCGCCGCCATGGCCGATCTGGGGGTGGCGCTGCTGCCCGATCATGTCTGCGCCGAGGCGCTGGACGATGGTCGGCTGGTCCGCCTGTTGCCGCCTTGGCGCGCCCATCGCGGCATCGTCCATCTGGTGTTCACCACGCGGCGGGGGCTGCCGCCTGCGGTGCGGGCGCTGATCGACCATTTGGCCGCCCATTTCCCCAAGGAACCGTGAAACAGCCTGCCCCGGCCGGGGCGAACCCGACCGGGACAGGATAAAAAAACCGATGCCTTACAGGCCCAGCAGCTTGTTCAACCGGCTGATCACCGACGCGCTCAACGTGGTATGGGTCGAGGTCGCCAGTTGCGTCTGGGCCGCCAGCAAAGACTGCCGCGCGGCGGCAAGGCCCGCCTGATCGGAGGCCAGCCTTGTCTGATCGGCGGCCAGTTGGTTCCGGGCGGCGGTCAGATTGGCCTGCGCGGTGGCGACCGCTGCGGCATTTTGCGGCGAGGCGCTTTGCGCGGCGCTCAGCGCCGCCTGCGCATTGGTCAGCGCGGTCTGATCCGCCGCGATATTGGCCTTGTCCGCCGCGATGGCGTTGGAATAGCTGGTGATCGAGGCCCGCGCGCTGATGGTTGAGGATTTATAGAGCGACAGCGCCCCCACCACCGATTTGGACGAGGCATGCGCCAGCGCCGTGTCCGACGCATGGGCCGCGTTCAGCTTGCCCAGCATGGCGGCGGCTTTGTCCATCGAGGCCGCGCTATTGGCATTGGCATTGACGTTGGCATTGGCCGCAACGCCCGCATGCACCCCCGCCGATGCTGCCGCAGGCACAGCGGCGGCGGCCGGAACGCCTTGCGGAATATGGACCGTAGCCACGCTGGGCGGCCCCATGGTGACAAAGGCTGGCGGACCGTGCGGCACGTTGGCGGGCGGCGCGGCAAAGGCCGCTGATGCAGCCAGCAGGGCCAGCATGGCGGTGCTCATGGCAACAGGATTGTATCGCATGTCGAACTCCTTGAACGATGGTTTCGTGACTGCCCCCTTGCTTCCCCCTGTCAGCGCATCAGGCTCAACCGCAGCCCCGCACCCACGCGCGGACTGGCCCGGTTGAGCCCGCCCATGGCATATGCGGTGATCCCCAGCCCGCGTCCGATCCGATAGGTCATGTAGGGCGAGACGATCGCCTGCCCCGGCAGGCCCGTGACGACCGGATCGCGATAGGCAAAGCTGAACCCGTAATTCGCCTTGGGCGACGGGCGGAAATTCAGCCCCGCCGAGGCCATGACGCCATTGCGAAGCTGATAGACGGCCGGGCTGCCCAGCCAGGAATAGCCCGCCGAGCCAAACAGCATCACGCCCGGAACCAGCGTTTTGTAAAGGTTGGCGCTCAGCGTGTAGTCGGTCTGGCCCGTGCCGATATAGGTCGGCGCGGTGGGCAGTTTGACGCTGCCGCCCAGCTCGAGCGAGGGCAAAATACCGCTTTCCCGCACCACCATATAGGCGCCGGTCAAAGCCAGATCGCCCAGCCCCGACCGCCGCGTGGTCGCGGTGCCGGAGGACGATGAAACGATGACCCCGCCCACCATCTGGCCCGGCCCGTTGATGAATTCATAAGGCAGGCTGGCCTGAAGCCGCAGGCGGCCCAGTTGCGCCTTGGCGTCGATGGGGATGCTCCAGACGGTCGTGTCGGCGGCGGCTCCGTAATGGCCCGCCGAATAGTCAACCCCTGTGGCCAGTTCAAAACGCGGCGCAGGCAGGGCATCGCTGTCCTGCACGGGGATGACCGCCGATGATTTCCCACCCGTCTGCGGATCAGTCGCCCCCGCATGGGCCGCGCCATGCACCGATGCGGCCATCCCGATGCAGCCCAGCGCGGCTGCCAGTTTCAATATCCTCATGTCCCACCTATTTCGACAGTGAAGGTTTAACCGTGTCGAAGGGGAAGACGCGCGGCGAGGGTGACTCCTTTCAGCGGGCGGAAAATTTTTTCAAAATCGCGGGGTGCGGCGGTTCAGGGCGCGTCGATGATCCCGTGGCCGTAACCGGCCGCGCGGCCATGGGGATGGCGGGCCGCCGCCGCCAAGGCCGCCACTGCGCGATGCGCCAGCACCGGATCGGGCCGGGGCAAGACGGCCGACAATCGCCCGCTGACAATGGGGGCGGCAAAAGATGTGCCGCGCACGGTATCGATCCGCCCGGCCGCATCGGGCGCCGAAGCGATCCCTTTGGCCACGAAATCGACGCGCGGCACATGGCTGGCCTCGGGCAGCAGCCGGTCCTGCATATCGACCGCCGAAACGGCCACGACGCCCGGATAGGAAGCCGGGAAGAGCGGGCGGGCCTGCGGTCCGTCATTGCCCACCGGGGCCACGATCAGATAGCCGCGCCCCACCATGATGCGAATGGCGGCCTCCACCATCGCATTGGGCGGCCCGACCATGCTGACATTGACCACCGGCACCTGTTCGCGCGCCATCCAGTTCAACCCGCGCACCAGCAGCTCGGCCGAACCGCCGGTGGGCGATGCGCCATAGACATCGGCCACATACAGCTTTTTGAGCGGCATCCGCCCCTGGGCATCGCGCGAAGCCTGAAGCAAAAGGGCGGCAACCGAGGTGCCATGATCGGCCGGTGTGGGCGATGGTCCGGCAAAGGGTTTTTCCAGAACCTCCACCTGCCGCAGACCGGCAATGGCCCGCCCCACGCCGGTGTCGATGATGCCTGCGGCCTGCGCGCCGACGGATTGCACAGGCGGCGGCGACAGCGGCGTTGCAGAGCGGCGGCCCGACGGGAAAAACACATGGTTCCAGTCGAATGTTCCCTCCGGCGCGATCTGGCGCAATCGCCGGATGGCGCGCGGCGTGTTCTCATCCGACTTGGTCAGCACCAGCATGGCCAGATCCAGCCCATCCAGCCGGTTTTCACGCAGGATGGTGAAACCGGCCTTGCGGATCGCCTCAAGGCGCGAGGCGGGGATGTTATAGGCCAGTATCTCGGCCCGAACGGCCAGCGCCCCATTGCGGTCGGTTTCAAACACATCCGGGCGGGCCTTGGCGATTTTGCGCGCCTCTTCGATCCGGCCATTCGACAGGCGCTGGCTGCGCGCCTCGTTGGCAATGGCCTGCGCCGCCGCCTCGCCCCCGCGCAGCAGGCCCAGATCCGCCGGAGGCCCATGCGCCACATCGGGCAGGTTGGGAAAGGGATGCATGCCCATTCCCATGCCCATTCCCATGCCGCCATGGCCCTGCGCCGCCGCGCATTGAGGGGCAAAGGCCATGACCAAGGCCAACCCCGCCGCGAGCAGCCATCGCCCGCCCCGCCTCCCGCACGCCGCCTTGTCGACATCACTTGCCATCATCGGATAGGGTCCGTTTTCCATCTTCCCGCGCATGGCGAAAAT harbors:
- a CDS encoding LysR family transcriptional regulator produces the protein MMRADLNDYAYFAAVVAHGGFAPAGRALREPKSKLSRRIAGLEARLGVRLIERSSRRFRVTEVGQSFYERCRAMLDEAERAEAAVAEAQAEPHGRVRFSCPTGLVEVVHPLIATFLTRYPKVRLQLLATDRAVDLIEERIDLALRVRVALTSDAALTMRSLGHSSRILVGSPQMAGRIGGDIAALAGQPTLGTGDEIGEVDWHLERGDGATHHLRHEPRMTCSDFAAVRGAAMADLGVALLPDHVCAEALDDGRLVRLLPPWRAHRGIVHLVFTTRRGLPPAVRALIDHLAAHFPKEP
- a CDS encoding transporter; protein product: MRILKLAAALGCIGMAASVHGAAHAGATDPQTGGKSSAVIPVQDSDALPAPRFELATGVDYSAGHYGAAADTTVWSIPIDAKAQLGRLRLQASLPYEFINGPGQMVGGVIVSSSSGTATTRRSGLGDLALTGAYMVVRESGILPSLELGGSVKLPTAPTYIGTGQTDYTLSANLYKTLVPGVMLFGSAGYSWLGSPAVYQLRNGVMASAGLNFRPSPKANYGFSFAYRDPVVTGLPGQAIVSPYMTYRIGRGLGITAYAMGGLNRASPRVGAGLRLSLMR
- a CDS encoding S8 family serine peptidase, yielding MAFAPQCAAAQGHGGMGMGMGMGMHPFPNLPDVAHGPPADLGLLRGGEAAAQAIANEARSQRLSNGRIEEARKIAKARPDVFETDRNGALAVRAEILAYNIPASRLEAIRKAGFTILRENRLDGLDLAMLVLTKSDENTPRAIRRLRQIAPEGTFDWNHVFFPSGRRSATPLSPPPVQSVGAQAAGIIDTGVGRAIAGLRQVEVLEKPFAGPSPTPADHGTSVAALLLQASRDAQGRMPLKKLYVADVYGASPTGGSAELLVRGLNWMAREQVPVVNVSMVGPPNAMVEAAIRIMVGRGYLIVAPVGNDGPQARPLFPASYPGVVAVSAVDMQDRLLPEASHVPRVDFVAKGIASAPDAAGRIDTVRGTSFAAPIVSGRLSAVLPRPDPVLAHRAVAALAAAARHPHGRAAGYGHGIIDAP